TGAAGGTCCTGGGGAGAGGAAGTACACGTGGACGACGGAGGTCAAAGGCGGGAAGAAGGATGTGGTTGCTCTGAAGAAGGCCAAGGCAAAAGCTGAGGCGATGGCCAAGATGAAGAAGAAGAAGAGTTACAACTGGACGACGGAGTTGAAGTCGGAGAGGGAAAACGGAGAGATGCAGCACACGTACACGATCAAAGCTTCCTCTGGAGGCGAGAAGAAGGAGAAAAAGGAGAAGAAGAAGGAGAAGCCACGTGTCGTAGAGATCGAGGAGGATGAAGAAGAACATGGAGCCATCCTTCTCAGGAAGGTATCATCTATCTATATTGTCTCTTGCTTTTACTCTGTTTATATGTGATTAATACGTTTGATTTTTATTTTATAAACTTGTCTGGAAACAGTAGTTTGATTTTGATTGGCATGATTGAGATTGGTGTGTTCAAAGGTTGAACCTTTACTCCCTTGTGTTTAATATACAGACCCATCTTGATGTACTTACTTACTTTTATCTTAATGTTTGTGGTTATAAAGGCGTATTCAAGAAGAAGTGGAGCAGTAAGGACCAAGAAGGGAAAGAACAAAGAAATGCCGCCTGAATACGCGGCTGTGATGATCCAGAGGGCTTTTAGAGCTTATCTGATTCGCCGCTCAAAAGCATTACGTGCTCTTCGTGATCTAGCTATCGCAAAGACCAAACTGAAGGAGCTAAGAGCTTCATTCCACAACTTCAACCACCGTCGCGTGATCTCTCGTGATGCAGAGGAGCGCCAGAAGTTCTCTGAGAAGATCATTGTCCTCCTCCTCACTGTTGATGCCATAGAGGTACTTCTTAGTGTTTTGCTCTTTAGTGAGATCCAGGTAGACAGTTTTTAAGGTGTTGACTGATAAGAACCTGTGGGACTTGTTTGTAACTTTTGGTATCAGGGAGTTGATGTGATGGTTAGAGGAGCAAAGAGATCAATGGTGGATGAGCTGGAAGCAATGTTGGAGGTTGTAGACCCGCAACCGCAGCAGGGGAAGTCATTGTCGATGATGAGAAGAACATTCGATATGCCAGACCGTATGATCCGCAATGAAATCGCTGAGGGAGTGACTCAGATTGTGCAGATGCTTGAAACAGAAGAAGAATGATGGAACCTATGTGTGTACGTGATTCAGAGGCTGTTTTTGTTGTGTCTTTGGAATAATTAATTAGCCTCTTTTGTTTGCTTAGTGTCTTCTTGAGAATGTTTCTAATTACGGTGAGAAAAAATAATAATGATGGGAGTGTCTGTTTATCTGTCTCATCCAGGCCCGTCCCTGCAATAAAAAGCATCCGCTTTAGATCACAAAATATAAACAAAACATTAATACCATTTTTCACTGAATTATATAGTTAGGTCAAATGGTTTACAAGTTTGATATGAGTTAGCATACCGTAATTTGATTCTCTTTTTGTCCAACATAGATTTAATTTTTACCATTCGATAACTTTATATTTAACCACATTTAGAAATAATTATAGTCTTTGTTTATATATTTCATAAAACTATAAAGTTACACCGGGTGGCAAACAAGCTATAAAGTTTACATAATAAATAAACAATTTTCGTATAAAAATTAGAATTAGTAATTCGTTAAGACATGCGTATGATGTAATCAATGAGCATGAGCCTCAATTTAATTATAATAAGGCATTCGAATTCACACATGCACGTTTGAAGATGGATATTATGGGTGTGTGTTTTGAGACCAAGAGTAGAAGGAACATGGAGAAGAAGGCGATGCATTCATTGAAACCATTGTTGCTTGCTCTTCAGAGAGATGATGGAATGTTTCAATCGAATTATCAGATGGGTCTTTGTTAACTTCTTCGTCTTCTTGGCTCATGATTAGCTGAGAGGCAACAAATTTGTCAAGAGTTTGCCACTCCATCACTTGATCATTATGGTCATCATTGAGCAGTAATCCTGACTGATGATGGTGATGATCAGTGTTTGTGTTCATCATAATCATATGATCATCATCATTAGTAATAACTTGACCATGATCAACTTCTCCATCTCCTTGCACTAATGTGGTTGGTGTTGCGTTGATAGTGCTCAGTACAACACCATAAGGGTCATTATCATTGTGATGTAACGATGATGATGAGGCTTGAAACATTCTTGGGCTCTCTAGATCAGGAA
The DNA window shown above is from Brassica oleracea var. oleracea cultivar TO1000 chromosome C3, BOL, whole genome shotgun sequence and carries:
- the LOC106328003 gene encoding BAG family molecular chaperone regulator 7, giving the protein MSWIRRLDLIDPYYTCSPLIVRETSIVEPSPFFPSFIHDDEDLAFPLGFPSPSPLDLFESVTDLVKIEKSPSSCKYQLVVRRRAEPEYPLQYLCDRVSELEIKFERLVGPKGRDSDRKYKLTKEIKGSGERKYKWEAEIQGPPGRKYKWEAAFEGPGERKYTWTTEVKGGKKDVVALKKAKAKAEAMAKMKKKKSYNWTTELKSERENGEMQHTYTIKASSGGEKKEKKEKKKEKPRVVEIEEDEEEHGAILLRKAYSRRSGAVRTKKGKNKEMPPEYAAVMIQRAFRAYLIRRSKALRALRDLAIAKTKLKELRASFHNFNHRRVISRDAEERQKFSEKIIVLLLTVDAIEGVDVMVRGAKRSMVDELEAMLEVVDPQPQQGKSLSMMRRTFDMPDRMIRNEIAEGVTQIVQMLETEEE